A genome region from Salvia splendens isolate huo1 chromosome 19, SspV2, whole genome shotgun sequence includes the following:
- the LOC121778717 gene encoding 54S ribosomal protein L37, mitochondrial-like, with translation MAMALMRSLKSITTSNELLKVAGCRTFASGGAKAKKGKGGAGGDAPKASLISKEVKSTTVYGANILKDGQDPKILPDSEYPDWLWHLLDKHPALSELRRKDTETLPFDELKRFVKLDNRARIKENNMLKAKN, from the coding sequence ATGGCAATGGCGCTCATGAGGTCATTGAAAAGCATCACCACCTCGAACGAGCTACTTAAAGTGGCAGGCTGCAGAACATTCGCTTCTGGAGGTGCTAAAGCGAAGAAAGGGAAAGGCGGTGCTGGTGGAGATGCCCCCAAAGCATCATTGATAAGCAAAGAAGTGAAATCCACTACTGTTTATGGTGCCAATATACTGAAAGATGGGCAAGACCCGAAAATCTTGCCTGATTCCGAGTACCCTGATTGGCTGTGGCACCTGCTCGACAAACACCCCGCCCTCAGTGAGCTCAGGAGGAAGGACACTGAAACTCTTCCATTCGACGAGCTCAAGCGTTTTGTCAAGCTGGATAACCGAGCCAGAATCAAGGAGAATAACATGCTGAAGGCCAAAAATTAG